A section of the Mobula hypostoma chromosome 8 unlocalized genomic scaffold, sMobHyp1.1 SUPER_8_unloc_2, whole genome shotgun sequence genome encodes:
- the LOC134341174 gene encoding fish-egg lectin-like, whose protein sequence is MDIKQEFCSECSDINRKFFWMGPDSAANRCQDVDGEFSQIDAGNGMVFGVDATSFVYTRVGDAWVLFPGRLRHVTVGPAGVWGVGQDMGIYRLAAGGWQNVTGEQLLQLDAGGVGTLWGVDRFGSTHCLRVVRPGPVSTGGSPAFSIQGGQMKYLSCGPQGCWGVSLADDIYHCHSACSSSCLITSWEQVSGKFQMVEVGTDGQVYAVSISNQLYMRSGITPERPTGRGWTNIQIGNLLFRHVTWDLGHLWLLTDNGRVVHCTGTDIS, encoded by the exons ATGGATatcaaacaggaattctgctcgGAATGCTCAGATATCAATCGAAAATTCTTCTGGATGGGACCGGATTCTGCAG CCAACAGATGCCAGGATGTGGATGGGGAGTTCAGCCAGATCGATGCCGGGAACGGGATGGTTTTTGGAGTCGATGCCACCAGCTTCGTGTACACACGCGTCGGAGATGCCTGGGTACTATTCCCCGGCAGGCTCCGGCACGTGACGGTGGGACCAGCAGGCGTGTGGGGAGTCGGACAAGACATGGGCATCTACCGGCTGGCGGCTGGTGGCTGGCAGAACGTCACTG GTGAGCAGTTGCTGCAGTTGGATGCCGGTGGTGTCGGGACCTTGTGGGGTGTGGACCGTTTTGGTTCCACTCACTGCCTGAGGGTGGTTAGGCCGGGCCCAGTGAGCACCGGCGGCAGTCCAGCCTTCAGTATCCAGGGCGGCCAGATGAAGTACCTATCCTGTGGGCCACAGGGTTGCTGGGGCGTCTCTCTGGCCGACGACATCTACCATTGCCACTCAGCCTGTTCCTCCTCCTGCCTCATCACCAGCTGGGAGCAGGTCTCTGGAAAGTTCCAGATGGTTGAGGTGGGCACGGACGGTCAAGTATATGCTGTCAGCATCTCCAACCAACTCTACATGAG gaGCGGTATCACCCCAGAAAGACCAACTGGCCGGGGTTGGACCAACATCCAGATCGGGAACCTTCTCTTCAGGCACGTGACATGGGACCTGGGGCACCTCTGGCTACTGACAGACAATGGCCGGGTTGTCCATTGCACCGGCACTGACATCAGCTGA